In Synechococcus sp. UW179A, a single genomic region encodes these proteins:
- a CDS encoding efflux RND transporter periplasmic adaptor subunit has protein sequence MLSACGRGGNAQRPLPEVQQAAVTEATFTDDVDTVSTLESGDLVQLAAQASGRIIELKITQGDRVTPGQLLMTLDQAQEQAKLAGLKAQEQKDLLELKRYEFLVPLGAAEASDRDQRRAIYIASREEVRAQEATLAYSNLQAPIAGTVADVSVQVGDVVRNGDPFTKLIRNNTLEARVEVPSTYADRIRIGLPVLLSLPGRNEVMARSSVMSVDPGINSGTQALLVMAQFPNPDGKLRNGQRLRTRVQLESRQEPSVPFAAVTQTSGQSFVFRLGTLQELEAQPGKADLARIKRGIERGVIPSATLFALQTPVNLGPLQNNRYPVTRGLRVGQKVITSNLLSLRHGVPVKVKN, from the coding sequence CCTCTTCCAGAAGTGCAGCAGGCTGCTGTTACCGAGGCCACCTTCACAGATGATGTCGACACGGTGAGCACGCTGGAGTCCGGCGACCTGGTTCAGCTTGCGGCTCAGGCATCAGGTCGGATTATTGAATTGAAGATCACCCAGGGGGATCGGGTGACCCCGGGGCAGTTACTCATGACCCTTGATCAGGCTCAGGAGCAGGCCAAGCTGGCCGGGTTGAAAGCCCAAGAGCAAAAGGATCTGCTGGAGCTGAAACGCTATGAATTCCTGGTGCCTCTTGGTGCTGCGGAAGCCTCAGACCGTGATCAGCGGCGTGCGATCTATATCGCTTCCAGGGAAGAGGTCAGAGCTCAGGAGGCCACTCTGGCCTACAGCAATCTGCAGGCACCGATCGCTGGAACCGTGGCAGACGTCTCCGTGCAGGTCGGGGATGTGGTGAGAAATGGCGACCCGTTCACCAAGTTGATTCGTAACAACACCCTGGAGGCCAGGGTGGAGGTGCCTTCAACCTATGCCGATCGCATCAGGATTGGATTGCCGGTGTTGCTCAGTCTTCCGGGGCGGAACGAGGTGATGGCCAGGAGCTCGGTGATGTCGGTTGACCCTGGAATCAACTCCGGAACACAGGCCCTTCTGGTGATGGCGCAGTTCCCCAATCCAGATGGAAAGCTGCGCAACGGTCAGAGGTTGCGTACCCGGGTTCAGCTGGAATCTCGCCAGGAGCCGTCCGTTCCATTTGCTGCCGTCACACAGACCTCCGGTCAGAGCTTTGTGTTCCGTCTCGGAACACTCCAGGAGCTTGAAGCACAGCCTGGCAAGGCTGACCTGGCCAGGATCAAGCGGGGGATTGAGCGTGGCGTGATTCCCTCCGCGACCCTTTTTGCCCTGCAAACGCCAGTCAATCTCGGTCCCCTGCAAAACAACCGCTATCCCGTCACCAGGGGGCTCAGGGTCGGACAGAAGGTGATTACCAGCAATCTGCTCAGCCTGCGCCACGGCGTGCCCGTGAAGGTGAAGAACTGA
- a CDS encoding efflux RND transporter permease subunit has translation MSASNNFITRPVLTTVCSILIVIVGLIAIPLLPIENLPDIAPPTVKVRANYTGADAVSVEEGVTSVLEQQINGVENMDFIKSNSSADGVSAIDVAFASGTDGDINQVNVQNRVALAEPQLPEEVRKAGVSVNKASNSILLVYNFGSEDPDQITYSAETISGLLDLKLTDAIKRVGGVGDLTYFGNRKLAFRLWLDPDKLTSFGLTSTDVVNQLSSQNRLVPAGQVGGEPAPTGQQFTFTVQLQGRLRSVEDFEQMVVRTAEGGGLVRLGDVGDVQLGGESYAVSATDLQGVPSVGLAVYQLSGSNALEVSDGVKQVLADFEMTMPVGMKMEKIYDNTDFITASIQGVVNSLRDAVVLVVLILFLFLQNWKATLVPGIAIPVALIGTFGLVLGFGFSLNQLTLFGLVLATGLVVDDAITVIEDTSTKKSEGMTALEAAKATMDELFSAVIATSLVKFAVFLPVLFFPGATGTIYKQFAATVIFSIAISTFNALTFSPMLSALLLARESKDPGRRSYAIAGTVIGFVYGLLVAGAGAPLVLIPMAVGALIGLLLGRLIDRPVTLPFSIGGAITGLILVGVSRVIPVTVYPALGLALGWCTPLIFAKFNSFYAVMESRYASALEWALGRRRLVMSILGIGILLTAVAFRAIPGGFVPIEDQGYAIGVVQAPEGVSTQVTEAINQQVAAVLRTEKNITAASVFSGASLDGNSPNKGLFFFGTRNWSERKQRDQTVGAIVERLNQKLARSVDGARVFVVEPPAIPGYGTGGGFEFQLLDQSGGAYSLADFYGTAARLIQAGNADPDLNRVYTLFAPESPQIEIEVDRDRMAAVDVDFGAAMQTFSINFGGLYVNDTFQEGKVRRVYVQADAQSRATPERLSALYVKSTNGDLISLAEFFSVRETLGPTVVPHFNLYRAIKIEGTPAAGNSSGQAITAMKGIFETINPQGLSFDWTGISREEVKAGALAVVIFALGILAVYLVLSAQYESYADPLIILMTVPTAMLGALAFLVLRGEVLNVYAQVGLVMLIGLAAGNGILIVDMANQRMQAGANALEAARFAAGSRLRPILMTAISSLFGFMPLVFASGAGARSQTSLGAVVFGGLLIATVLSLFVVPVFYVVLKSLLGQADRSSPISS, from the coding sequence ATGTCCGCCTCCAATAATTTTATTACCAGACCCGTTCTCACAACGGTCTGCAGCATCTTGATCGTGATCGTGGGATTGATTGCGATTCCGCTGCTTCCGATTGAGAATCTCCCGGACATCGCTCCTCCCACCGTCAAAGTCAGGGCTAATTACACCGGTGCCGATGCCGTCTCTGTTGAGGAGGGCGTCACCAGTGTTCTTGAGCAGCAGATCAACGGTGTGGAGAACATGGACTTCATCAAGTCCAATAGTTCCGCCGATGGTGTTAGTGCCATCGATGTGGCCTTTGCCAGCGGCACCGACGGTGACATCAATCAGGTCAATGTGCAGAACCGTGTCGCTCTGGCAGAACCGCAGCTGCCAGAGGAGGTTCGTAAGGCCGGCGTCAGCGTCAATAAAGCGTCTAACTCGATTCTGCTCGTCTACAACTTTGGTAGTGAGGATCCTGACCAGATCACCTACAGCGCTGAGACGATCAGCGGACTGCTGGATCTAAAGCTCACTGATGCCATCAAGCGGGTGGGGGGCGTCGGCGACCTCACCTACTTCGGCAACCGCAAATTGGCGTTTCGGCTGTGGCTTGATCCTGACAAGCTCACCAGCTTTGGCCTCACGTCGACCGATGTGGTCAACCAGCTCTCCAGTCAGAATCGCCTCGTACCCGCTGGTCAGGTTGGTGGTGAACCTGCTCCGACGGGGCAGCAGTTCACGTTCACCGTGCAGCTGCAAGGCCGCCTGCGCAGCGTCGAGGACTTCGAGCAGATGGTGGTGCGAACTGCTGAGGGGGGTGGCCTTGTGCGTCTTGGAGATGTGGGCGACGTCCAGCTCGGTGGTGAGTCGTATGCCGTCAGCGCGACCGATCTCCAGGGAGTTCCTTCCGTTGGGCTGGCTGTCTATCAACTTTCAGGTAGCAATGCGCTGGAGGTGTCGGATGGCGTGAAGCAGGTTTTAGCCGACTTTGAGATGACGATGCCCGTAGGCATGAAGATGGAGAAGATCTACGACAACACCGACTTCATCACCGCGTCCATTCAGGGCGTGGTGAATTCCCTTCGGGATGCGGTGGTGCTCGTTGTTCTGATTCTTTTCCTGTTTCTTCAGAACTGGAAGGCCACCCTTGTTCCCGGAATTGCAATCCCCGTGGCGCTGATCGGCACTTTCGGTCTGGTGCTTGGCTTTGGGTTTTCTCTCAATCAGCTCACCCTGTTCGGTCTGGTGCTGGCCACGGGTCTCGTGGTTGACGATGCGATCACCGTGATTGAGGACACCTCCACCAAAAAATCGGAGGGGATGACGGCCCTGGAGGCAGCGAAAGCCACCATGGATGAGCTGTTTTCAGCAGTGATCGCCACCTCGCTGGTGAAGTTTGCTGTGTTTCTGCCGGTTCTGTTTTTCCCTGGTGCGACCGGAACGATCTACAAACAGTTCGCGGCCACTGTGATCTTCTCGATCGCCATCTCTACCTTCAATGCGCTCACCTTCTCACCGATGTTGTCCGCCCTGTTGCTGGCGCGCGAATCGAAGGATCCAGGACGGCGGAGCTATGCCATCGCTGGCACGGTGATCGGCTTTGTGTATGGATTGCTGGTGGCCGGTGCCGGAGCGCCCCTGGTGCTGATCCCGATGGCTGTTGGTGCATTGATTGGCCTGCTGCTGGGGCGCTTGATCGATCGACCAGTCACCCTGCCGTTCAGCATCGGTGGTGCCATCACCGGTTTGATTCTCGTGGGGGTCAGTCGGGTCATTCCGGTGACCGTCTATCCAGCTCTGGGCCTGGCTCTGGGTTGGTGCACCCCGCTCATTTTCGCCAAGTTCAACAGCTTTTATGCCGTGATGGAGAGCCGCTACGCCTCGGCGTTGGAGTGGGCTCTCGGTCGACGTCGACTGGTGATGAGCATCCTCGGCATTGGCATTTTGCTCACGGCCGTCGCCTTCCGGGCCATTCCTGGGGGATTCGTGCCGATCGAAGATCAGGGTTACGCGATCGGAGTCGTTCAGGCTCCGGAAGGTGTCTCCACCCAGGTCACTGAAGCGATCAATCAGCAGGTGGCTGCGGTGCTGCGCACAGAAAAGAACATCACTGCGGCGTCGGTGTTCAGCGGCGCAAGCCTGGATGGCAATAGTCCCAACAAGGGCTTGTTCTTCTTCGGGACCCGGAACTGGTCTGAGCGAAAGCAACGGGATCAGACCGTTGGGGCGATCGTGGAGCGGCTGAATCAGAAGCTGGCCCGTTCGGTCGATGGTGCCAGGGTGTTTGTCGTTGAACCTCCCGCCATCCCCGGTTACGGCACCGGCGGCGGCTTCGAGTTTCAGCTTCTCGACCAGAGCGGTGGGGCCTACAGCCTGGCTGATTTTTATGGCACGGCAGCACGCCTGATCCAGGCCGGTAACGCCGACCCTGATCTCAACCGCGTTTACACCTTGTTCGCTCCTGAATCGCCACAGATCGAGATTGAAGTGGATCGCGATCGCATGGCCGCTGTTGATGTTGACTTCGGTGCTGCCATGCAGACCTTCAGCATCAACTTCGGTGGTCTCTATGTGAACGACACCTTCCAGGAGGGCAAGGTGCGTCGGGTCTATGTCCAGGCCGATGCTCAAAGTCGTGCGACCCCTGAGCGTCTTTCAGCTCTCTACGTCAAGAGCACTAACGGTGATCTGATTTCGCTGGCGGAGTTCTTCAGCGTGCGTGAAACCCTGGGGCCCACGGTGGTTCCTCACTTCAATCTCTACAGAGCCATCAAGATCGAAGGCACGCCCGCTGCAGGGAATAGCTCTGGTCAGGCGATCACAGCGATGAAGGGAATCTTCGAGACCATCAACCCGCAGGGCCTCAGTTTCGACTGGACTGGAATTTCCCGTGAGGAAGTGAAGGCCGGTGCCCTGGCAGTGGTGATCTTTGCCCTTGGCATCCTGGCGGTGTACCTGGTGCTGTCTGCGCAGTACGAAAGCTACGCCGATCCGCTGATCATTCTGATGACAGTGCCGACAGCCATGTTGGGCGCACTCGCCTTTCTGGTCTTGCGGGGTGAAGTGCTCAATGTTTATGCCCAGGTGGGTCTGGTGATGTTGATCGGCCTTGCCGCTGGCAATGGAATCCTGATCGTGGATATGGCCAATCAGCGGATGCAGGCTGGTGCCAATGCCCTAGAGGCCGCCCGTTTTGCGGCCGGTTCCCGTCTGCGGCCGATCTTGATGACGGCGATCTCCTCGCTGTTCGGTTTCATGCCGCTGGTCTTCGCCAGCGGTGCCGGTGCCCGTAGCCAGACGTCCCTCGGGGCTGTGGTGTTTGGTGGTCTTCTGATCGCCACCGTCCTCTCGCTGTTCGTTGTGCCGGTGTTTTACGTCGTGCTCAAGTCCCTGCTTGGGCAGGCGGATCGTTCGAGCCCGATCAGCTCATGA